gaaggtgttattgggggacacctgttcaacgccacagcctttgacttgtggggttccacagggctctatactgtcccccatgctgtttaatatctacatgaagccgctgggtgagatcatccggagtttcggggtgcggtgtcatctgtacgcagatgatgtccaactctgtcactccttcccacctgctactaaggaggctgtcgaggtcctgaaccggtgcctggccgctgtaatggtctggatgagggcgaacaaattgaaattaaatccagacaagacagatgtactcctggtcagtcgcaaggccgaacagggtatagggttacagcctgtgctggatagggtcgcactccccttgaaggcgcaggttcgcagcttgggtgtgatcctggattcatcgttgagcctggacacccaggtttcagcggtgaccaggggagcattcgcacagctcaggctcatgcgccagctgcgcccgtaccttgggaagtctgacttggccgtggtagtacacgctctggtcacatcccgccttgactactgcaatgctctctacatggggctgcccttgaagacggcccggaagctccagctagtccagcgcgcttggcagccatgttactaacaggagcgggacgcagggagcacacaacgcccttgttgtcccagctccactggctgccgatctgctaccgggcccaattcaaggtgctggtgttggcctacaaagccctaaacggttccggcccaaaatacctatgtgaccgcatctcggcctatgagcccacgaggaccttgagatcgtcaggggaggcccttctctcaatcccgcctgcctcacaggcacgcctggcggggacgagggatagggccttctcggtggtggccccctagctgtggaacaccctccctgtagacatcagacaggcgcccccccttatgacattccgcaagagcctaaagacatggttgtttgagaaggcgtttgactaagtgctacaacaaattggcaatgatgagtggaacggaatatggataacgagattggattgtgattctatgatgagacgtcgcgaatgatttagtgtaatggtattattaatagtgatgttgttattgttgtttatgatattgctttcattgtaaattgtctttttatatgttgtacaccgccgtgagtcgccctagggctgagaacggcggtcaacaaatgcagtaaataaataaataaataaataaaagagaaaaggggagggaaagaaagaaggaaagggagaaggaagcatggaagcagaaagagaaggaaggaaagaggtagagaaggaagaaaagagaaaaagggagggaaggaaagaaaggaagaaggagagggagaaggaagcatggaagcaaagagagaaggaaggaaagagggagggaaagaaaaagggggaaggaaggaaagagatagagaagaaaggaagaagagaaggaaaggaaggaaggaaggaaggaaaggggggagtgaaggaatgggggaaagaaggagagagggaaggttggccacagcagcatgtggcaggtacagctagtatataaataaaaatgtaatgtttgtttgtggtattaacagaactcaaaaaccactggggaattgacaccaaatttggacacgatacacctaacaacccaatgtatgtccttcactcaaaaaacaatgaaaacaaaaagcagaaaggacttctaaactacatgtccacaaaggagaaactgcaggCCCACAAAGAGACATATGGccactccccctcctcctcatggGGAAACAGCCGGCTGTTAAAGCATGAGGAGCCAGGCGCGCGTGCACggtcgcacacacacacacacacaagcaagagtgggcaccatgggagtggaggtggaggcttgccgcatggagccccttctctttccctgctatgtcaggagggcagtctcctcctcctcctcctttccctgttggaacaGGAAGGATTGGATAAGTGACAGCGGTGGCAGCGGAGCCCACAggcaaagaagaaggggaagaggaggaggaggcggcgaggAAGTTTGATGGTGCTTGATTGAAGCACcatctccctcactcccttcccttctttcctccccttcctccctccctccctccctttctttccttttcttccttctttctccttcctttccttctttccctccttcccttccttcctgtccctccttctttcttcctttccctcctttccttcttttccttcctgtcttctcctttcctccttctttccctttcttcatttccttcccctacatttccttccctccctcattttttcaTCCCCTCcgtcctttcccttccttccttcctgtccctccttctttcttttcttttctttccttcccttccttcccttcttccctccctttttccttccttaattatacaatattatatacaatattaaatggaagagacagtcaagaagtaacaagagaggagggaaagggggtaggaaggaaagaaggagagaaggagggagggaaaaaaaggaaggaaagaaagaaagtagagaagcaaggaaagagagaaggaaataaaaaagtgaaaggaaaaagagagggaaggaaggagacaaggaacgAAAGatacggaaggaaggaaggaaggaaggaaggaaggaaggaaggaaggaaagaaggaaggaaggagagaaggaaggatgtaaccaaagagcaaagaaagggaggaaagaaacaggtagagatggaagaaagaagagaaatagggaaagaaaaagaggaaagaaagggggaaggagagagagagagtgggagggaaggttggccacagcaacacatggcgggtacagctagtttgttAATAAAGGAGTCAGTGAATTCTTGTGTCAGCAAAACCCATGCATACATCTAACCTAGCCTCTCCTATTACGTAGATGGAAAACCAATGTCAACAGATTTAAGCTTAGAATgggaattaataaataaattggattacTCATTGCTGCTCTATATCTGGTTACGATGTGAATGTGCTCATTCTATAACATGTTCAAGGAATTGCCAGTAGGAAATTGCTAGTGGCACTAAGTCAGATGTGGGCAAATCCAGATGcagccctttgggctcttttctcaatctctattctctctcaccatcctatccttccttctctctttctttccttcttccctacttctttcttcttcacttctacccttttgtcactccttcctttctttccttcctccttccccttttccttatcatcgtctttcttcctccctccctccttcctttccttccaccctttcatccttccctcccttttgtctttctctctttcctccctttctccctccctccctccattcccttccacccttccttccttccttcaacccttcccttccaccctttcatctttccctctcttttgtattttttctttctctttcctttatccttcccttctttccatccttctcttcctcagttccttccttccatctctttctttcctccatcccttccttccctccctccctccctccctccctccctccctcccttccttccttccttcctttatttatttaccatactttttACCACCTATctcaacccgaaggtgactcgaggTGGTTTTCAGTCAGGAATCTATGCCCcccacaacataaaatatagtttaaaatGATAAGATATAATATAGATCATATAAAAAGtagaacaataaaaaccataaaacacaagttctcagcgtctcatcactaaaatcatttttccattGCATCATCCAGTCATTCTGTGGGTCTAAATTAATTTGTTACACTGCATCTgtaaatgcctgctcaaaaagccaggtttcaactttctttcaaaatgttaggagggagggggccaatctgatattactagggagggtgttctatagtcgaggggccaccactgagaaggccctgtctcttgtccctgccaatcggatctgcaaaggaggcgggaccgataccagggcctccccagacaatcttaagcacctccctcccatccatccatccatccatccgtccatccatccatccatccatccttctcttcctcactttctcccttccttctctttttccttccttctttcatccttcccttccacccttccctttatccttccttccctctctccctctttcttcttacatccttccttcattctccctttctatcctcctttcctcccttccatcaCCGGGAAGctagtcctcctagcagggagtccTAGCATGCAGCTTCCAAGctagtttgcccttgcctgcacTAAGTGGTAGTATGAGAGACAATTCAAGGGAAATCAGGCTATAAATGACCCCTGATCAAGATGGTGAGATATGGACTCATCTTCCGATTATCCAAGTCAGGATGCCTCAAATTAGGATCAGTTGTTGGAAACAAGAATTAGGGTTATAATTCACTCACAACTGGCTATTATGGAATCAATATGGTTGAGTAGACAGGGCTTTTCCTGCTCCAGCATGTTCTTCTGCTCTTGTCCGTAGTACAATGGCTACAGATAAGGACATCTAGAAAGGGGGTCCAGGGTAAGCATACTAGAAAGGTGCTATTCTAGAGCAaacattttcatcaaatcttCATTTAGcacttaggcctgggtaacaacgcaaaaatttgtttctaaaatcgatttgtatttggggggtttttttgttttgatatttaaaataattacaaaattttccttttaaaaagttcgatatttacaaaatttcgtaaatggtaaaaaaattaacaaatcgatttccgaaacaataacgaatcgattcgttaatggcggacgcgaccgcaaaatatacgctaaaaaacctccaaaaacttctgaagcttccctctccctctgttcttgactgttggtgtgatatcatatttttttttcactaattaaaccataaaactggcccagacatgcagaaataataacgaaatgacctcaaaacaataacgaaacaaatacaataacgaaatacgaagcatttacaaaacgtgttcaaaaattcgttttttttaatgattgctccagaatggttcgttatcgttttgtaattggaaaaattaacgaattattaacgaattacgaattaacgaaacgaaactgcccaggcctatTAGCACTATCTAAATAAGAAATCTGACTGTGCATACATCTTACTTTTCTATTGTCAAGTTTTTCTCTTTAATAAGGGCCTGGAAAATTTCtatcatttttatatttttatatgtgcatatgttttcttttattgtattttatattgtgttcagaggcggccctaggtaattttcaacggtaagcaaagaaGTATtttggcccccccccccccaatcattgatatatattttctgttcatcgtgggagttgtgtgtgccatatttggttcaattccatcactggtggagttcagaatgctctttgattttaggtgaactatgcatcccagtaactacaactcgcatatgtcaaggtctattttcccccaagagtggcTCAAGAgtgctcctgggcaaaatcaactgtactgcaaatgcttactttgcataatgggttgagccgcccctgattgtgttcatgtttatgtttgtttttaggcatttTGTGCCgcctgtaagctgccccaagtctgttcggggagatggtggcgggatttAAGAATAAAGTTGTGACAAACATTGTGTTATAAGAGGAGCTTGGGGCCTCCtcttcaaacaaacaaaagagatGCACAATAACATGTCAGACTGATACTGAAGCATTTAAATATGTCATATATTGACAAGGTAGTTCAAAAACATTATGTGTTTTTGAACAATAGGTTGCACATTGGGAAAAACAGACATGAAATGGACTTTATCCAGCAACTTGTAAGACCTCTgttaagtactgtatatacttgttgTGTACAAtctaaaagaaatattttaaagcaaGCCTAAAAACTTGGAATGACTTATCCACGTGTCAATGTATGTACTgcacctttattattttatcaaaaaagaaatcacctctcagtagattggtgaaaggcaagaacttagtcCATCCTGTAGGAGCATGCAAAATCAgatggtgagtgtgttaactggagaatgcaaagcacaaagctgattggttgggctatggcTGAgatgctagctgagcctgggagttttggcaacagttacatttttaggttttCTGAGCAGCAGCTTACCAAGACAGTTTGCAtttttgcttctgggctgctggaagaTCTTTCACATGGATACCTAAAGactatttgaatctctctcaaaggacattgtgtgagtcaatgcaactgttcaaatGTCTGTATATATGATGCTCTGCATAACGAAGAGTAagcaccttattctttactgatcatctgcgtggcatatcttttctctagcaaaacagcgtgtggattggtaaagacatgaactaTGTGTGATTTTCAATCAGCCACACATTACAGAACAACAGAAATATCAATCCCTTTTACTTTCTCCACCTTGGCATCATTTCTGGCCTTTTTTGATTGCAGAGGTGACTAGAGATAGTTGGCATTTTCTCCTCTCCACAGCttatcacatcaaaatccataatcttGGCCTGAAAACAATGTCCTCATCTTATACAAggggttgacttatacataagtagTATATAtgtgggcaggcctgtagcgagggggtggttttaggggttcaacccccccccccgaaatgtttcagattttttttttaaaaaaaaacctggtttactcacgaattttaactggttaaccaaatccccatgctaagtctatgagatgcaaaaaaattaagagtcccttcagaactgtaagcactatctcaagcaaatattgacaatttattcacactggcATTGCTTGCAGCaacagccgatgtagtgaagcaaccaagttgtgtgtatgtgtgttgaatgctctcattaaagaggccagacttggtggaggtggttgacaggggcggagctttgggctattgaaggttgctctgcctctttgcttcagcgtgagctaggaggcaggtttcaaacccacccccccaccccgaaattttcaacccccccccctgaaatttttaccCCCTCTCCCCcaccgaaattgtcaaccctccccaaaaaatttttctggctatggccctgtatGTGGGTAGGTTCATCTGCAAGAGTGCCTAACTAGTAACCATAGCTACATCTTATGGCAGTGAAGCAGCTAGTTTTGGAGAGCAGTACTTCCCCTGATGCCTCAGTctagaccaagcatgggccaacttgggtcctccaggtgttttggactttaacttccaccattcctaacagcctcaggactcttccttttctctttccttttctgcttaagtgactgagggggaaaaggaaagggcctcgggctgttaggaactgtgggagttgaagtccaaaacacttggaaggcccaggtttgcccatttGGCCAGGCCTCacgcacacaaaagaaatgattCATCTGTGTGCCACGTAGAAGGCTTTTAGTTGTCTTCTCCTCTTGTCATTTTGACTTATCTTCCTGTACTTCACTGAACAGCTCCCCAAAGTTATTGAGCTTCCCCAGAGGTGTGGCCCTTCAGCATACTGGCCAAACTGTCTCCTATATCAATGTCTTTGTCCCACATGGAGTGGGCGTGCATACATACTTTCTTTGCTAGTGAGCACAGAAGCCAACATGGTTTCGTTGCCACTGTCCGGTGGGTTGCCCCGGTTGCTGTTCTCCTCCTGGCTTGGGAGGGTAGGGACACAGATGCGGGGCCAAACCTGGCTTTTGCGTGTACTGATACGAATGATTCCCCGGACCAGTCTACATTCAGCATCCTGCTCATCCAGGTGATAGTCCTGTGTGATGCTGTTGATAAGGTCTGAGATCTTGTTGGTCTTCTCCAGGAAGACCGTGTCTGAGGTACACTTGGCCAACTCATCAATCTGGTGGACACTGAAGAGCTCAGTCAGTTTCCTGAAGATCAGGACGTCAATCTCCCTGCTGGACATGGAACTATTCAGCTCCCCAAACTCAAAATCCGACTCATGGAAGGAATAATGTTCTTCAGAGCTCCGCTGGCTACTGGGAGGATGCTGCTTCTGGTAGATCCAGGGACGTTTTTCTTGCAGAGGCTCCTTGTAACAGGAATCTGTGTCTGTGTGAGAGCAAGGACTCTGGTTTGGAAAAACTGGGATCCCTTTCAGTTTCACATCTGGGTAGCTGAAACTGCTGCCCACAGTGCTCTTTTTGGTTTGGCTCCCATTCTTTTCAGTGGGGGAACTTCTGGCCAGTCTGCTTGGTGAATGCCCATTGCACTCTTGGCTCTTGACATCCTCTGTCAATGTCTCAATGTATGGGTATGGGATTTTGGGCTTGCAATCCCTGAAGCAGCCCCCACAAGTCACGATGCAGCAGAAGATTGCTTTGTATGCACTCCAGGCCTGAGAGAAGCTGGGGCAGCACGTAGACTGAGGGGGCTCTGAAGGGCCAGAGATAAAGGTGAttgtttctccctccctcccattgctGTCTTTGGGATCAGCTTTGCAGTGTCTCCTATCCCGGGCTGACTTGCGGGTTGGCTTGAGCTCTGGGGTGGAGCCACTGAACACCTCCAGGTTAATATTGTTTGCCCTGGGAGTAACGATTCTTGGAGAGACAGCCACATCTTCATGAGGCTGGTGATGGTCACTTAGATTTTGGTGAAGGCCTTGTCTCCTTCCAAGCATGACTTGCCACCCTTGAAACACCTAATGTCAGAAACACAGAGAAGACACACATTCCCTCCACATTAGAACTGGATAAGCTGGGAAGAGATAATAATATTCACAACTCCCTCTGGTGAGCCAATGTTTTCATtaacaatcaaagcactttttGTTCTGAGTTATTTGTGCTGTACTTTAGCAGGAGAacacaaattaatacaaaatagaACCACATGTAGACCAGGATGTGAAGGGATCAACAATTCAACTCCCACCAAGGCTTTGGAAATATTGacaaataaaaggtaaaggtttcccttggcattaagtctgaatccgggggttagtgctcatctccatttcagagccaaagagctggcattgtctgtagacacctcctaggtcatgtggccagcatgactgcgtggagcacagcctctgctgttagcccagcttctgccaaactagcagtttgaaaatatgcaaatgtgagtagttcaataggtactgcttctgcaggaaggtaactgcgatacatgcagtcatactggccatatgacctaggagatgtctatgaagaacgccaactcttcagcttagaaatggagatgagcaccgcactCCAGAatctgacatgactagacttaatgtcaggggaaaacctttactttttatactGCCCTGAACCCCTTTGGTATAAATAtgcaacttgtgtgtgtgtgtgtgtgagagagagagagtgtgtgtgtgtttgttgtgaagccgcactgagtctaccccctcccccctttctggGTGAGaagtatgaaataaaataaataaatattaagaagCAAAGTTTCATGGACTAGAATCTGCATTTGATGgaagaaatgtttaaaaacaagAGCATAAAGAGAGGGCTGTGTTGAGTCCTGCAACTCTGTATATCCATCAGGTGCAGAGTTCAACTTCTTGGGGAACtatagcttcttcttcttcttcttcttcttcctcttcttcttcttcttctttttttttaaaaaaccaagtttCTAGCCTTTATGGCTCCAAAAATATGGCTGAGATGCAGACATCCACATCCCAGCATTCAAATGTTTCTGCTTTGTGGGAAGGAGATGAGGAATGTTGACAGACTGAACTTTCCAACTGCAATGCTTTGTTTCATATTGAATTTCTGTTCCTAACTTTTACAACCAGCTTTCTGGAATTGTGCAGAAAGTGTCATAGTAAAGTCTCACTCAATGCCCTCTAGTTGTTTGGCACTTTTTTAAACTCCCACCAAACCCAGACTGAACGGTCAAAGGTTAGGAATGTTAAGAAATTACAATCCATCCACTTCCAGTAGGGGCATGATGGCAGACACCAGGGTTTGTTGAAGCTCCTCACCAAGTTTTTCAACAACCCACTTTTCCGCAGCCCTTGGTTGAGCGGGGTCCCTCCCACAGCTCCCCCCATCCCAGTAGCTAGAAGCGGCTGGCCGCTAAAGACTCTCTGGccttccaaacaaaacaaaaacaatgatcTTTCAGTTCATATTGGGGCCATAAAAGGAGAGTCGTGCAGGGCGCAGCAAGGATACCCGGCAAAAGCCGGGAACAGAACGCTGGCTGCTATTTTAAATTTTAAGAAGATGGAAACACAGAtgcaaaggaaagaagaaaggaacccCAGGCTGGGTAAGAAAACTTAACATACCTTGGGAAACGAAGATAAAAGACCTTTAGAAAAAGAAGCGGGTCAAATTTACATATATATAACAGTTAATAGCGACAAGAGGAAAAACACGGACTGGGGTAACTTCACAGAATATCTTGAAAAGGAGAAATAAGAAATTATGAAGACTGATCTGTACCTCAAATACCATGGAAAAGAGCCTGATATAACATCAGGCTCCTTTTTGTAAAAGAGAAATAATTACCTGTTCTGTTTAACCTGGAAGTACTTG
The sequence above is a segment of the Anolis sagrei isolate rAnoSag1 chromosome Y, rAnoSag1.mat, whole genome shotgun sequence genome. Coding sequences within it:
- the LOC137095426 gene encoding keratinocyte differentiation factor 1-like; this encodes MLGRRQGLHQNLSDHHQPHEDVAVSPRIVTPRANNINLEVFSGSTPELKPTRKSARDRRHCKADPKDSNGREGETITFISGPSEPPQSTCCPSFSQAWSAYKAIFCCIVTCGGCFRDCKPKIPYPYIETLTEDVKSQECNGHSPSRLARSSPTEKNGSQTKKSTVGSSFSYPDVKLKGIPVFPNQSPCSHTDTDSCYKEPLQEKRPWIYQKQHPPSSQRSSEEHYSFHESDFEFGELNSSMSSREIDVLIFRKLTELFSVHQIDELAKCTSDTVFLEKTNKISDLINSITQDYHLDEQDAECRLVRGIIRISTRKSQVWPRICVPTLPSQEENSNRGNPPDSGNETMLASVLTSKENLSVKISVETTADVKARYMRHGPYSVTGSPLSRGSSYQDTETDSSGAPLLKAYC